A single region of the Sorghum bicolor cultivar BTx623 chromosome 7, Sorghum_bicolor_NCBIv3, whole genome shotgun sequence genome encodes:
- the LOC110437287 gene encoding atherin-like → MPLGLACPQTPPQRPPPLAPAAAAPASGLALAAAAPARGPRAAAPCIRAPDLAPAAAARALGSPRPPQFAAAVRARARPGRRSTRARPPRPPSAPAPVAPALGAPRPPRFAAAVRA, encoded by the coding sequence ATGCCACTCGGGCTTGCCTGCCCACAAACGCCACCGCAGCGCCCGCCCCCGCTCGCGCCCGCCGCCGCAGCGCCCGCGTCCGGCCTCGCCCTCGCCGCCGCAGCGCCCGCCCGCGGCCCCCGCGCGGCCGCGCCCTGCATCCGTGCGCCCGACCTCGccccggctgctgctgcgcgcgcCCTCGGCTCGCCGCGGCCCCCGCAGTTCGCTGCGGCCGTCCGCGCCCGAGCTCGCCCCGGCCGCCGCAGCACCCGCGCGCGGCCCCCGCGCCCGCCTTCGGCCCCTGCGCCGGTAGCGCCCGCCCTCGGCGCGCCGCGACCCCCGCGGTTCGCTGCGGCCGTCCGCGCCTGA
- the LOC8075627 gene encoding betaine aldehyde dehydrogenase 2 yields MATPAMVPLRQLFVDGEWRPPAQGRRLPVVNPTTEAHIGEIPAGTAEDVDAAVAAARAALKRNRGRDWARAPGAVRAKYLRAIAAKVIERKPELAKLEALDCGKPYDEAVWDMDDVAGCFEYFADQAEALDKRQNSPVSLPMETFKCHLRREPIGVVGLITPWNYPLLMATWKVAPALAAGCTAVLKPSELASVTCLELADICKEVGLPSGVLNIVTGLGPDAGAPLSGHPDVDKVAFTGSFETGKKIMAAAAPMVKPVTLELGGKSPIVVFDDVDIDKAVEWTLFGCFWTNGQICSATSRLLIHTKIAKEFNERMVAWAKNIKVSDPLEEGCRLGPVVSEGQYEKIKKFISNAKSEGATILTGGVRPAHLEKGFFIEPTIITDITTSMEIWREEVFGPVLCVKEFSTEDEAIELANDTQYGLAGAVISGDRERCQRLSEEIDAGCIWVNCSQPCFCQAPWGGNKRSGFGRELGEGGIDNYLSVKQVTEYISDEPWGWYQSPSKL; encoded by the exons ATGGCCACGCCAGCGATGGTCCCGCTGCGGCAGCTCTTCGTCGACGGCGAGTGGCGCCCGCCCGCGCAGGGCCGCCGCCTCCCCGTCGTCAACCCCACAACCGAGGCCCACATCG GCGAGATCCCGGCGGGCACCGCGGAGGATGTGGACGCCGCGGTGGCTGCGGCGCGGGCGGCGCTCAAGAGGAACCGCGGCCGTGACTGGGCGCGCGCGCCGGGGGCCGTCCGGGCCAAGTACCTGCGCGCCATCGCCGCCAAG GTAATTGAGAGGAAACCTGAGCTGGCTAAGCTAGAGGCACTTGATTGTGGGAAGCCTTACGATGAAGCCGTATGGGACATG GATGATGTTGCTGGGTGCTTTGAGTACTTTGCGGATCAGGCAGAAGCCTTGGACAAAAGGCAAAATTCCCCAGTTTCTCTTCCAATGGAAACTTTTAAATGCCACCTCCGGAGAGAGCCTATTGGGGTAGTTGGGCTGATAACTCCTTG GAACTATCCTCTCCTGATGGCTACATGGAAGGTAGCTCCTGCTCTGGCTGCTGGTTGTACAGCTGTGCTAAAGCCATCTGAATTGGCTTCTGT GACTTGCTTAGAGCTTGCTGATATCTGTAAAGAAGTCGGTCTTCCTTCCGGTGTCTTGAACATTGTGACAGGATTAGGTCCTGATGCTGGTGCTCCTTTGTCAGGGCACCCAGATGTTGACAAG GTCGCTTTTACTGGGAGTTTTGAAACTGGAAAGAAGATTATGGCAGCTGCAGCTCCTATGGTCAAG CCTGTTACACTGGAACTTGGTGGAAAAAGTCCTATAGTAGTATTTGATGATGTTGACATTGACAAAG CTGTTGAGTGGACTCTGTTTGGGTGCTTTTGGACCAATGGTCAGATTTGCAGCGCAACATCTCGTCTTCTTATCCAT ACAAAAATTGCTAAAGAATTTAATGAGAGGATGGTTGCATGGGCCAAAAATATTAAGGTTTCGGATCCACTTGAAGAGGGTTGCAGACTTGGGCCAGTTGTTAGTGAAGGACAG TATGAGAAGATTAAGAAGTTCATATCGAATGCCAAAAGCGAAGGTGCTACTATTCTGACCGGAGGTGTTAGACCGGCG CATCTTGAGAAGGGGTTCTTTATTGAACCAACAATTATTACTGATATCACCACATCAATGGAAATCTGGAGGGAGGAAGTCTTTGGTCCAGTCCTGTGTGTTAAAGAATTTAGCACTGAAGATGAAGCCATTGAACTGGCCAACGATACACA GTATGGTTTGGCTGGTGCTGTAATTTCTGGTGATCGTGAGCGCTGCCAGAGATTATCTGAG GAGATCGATGCTGGATGTATCTGGGTAAACTGCTCACAACCCTGCTTCTGCCAAGCTCCCTGGGGTGGGAACAAGCGCAGTGGATTTGGACGTGAGCTTGGAGAAGG GGGCATTGATAACTACCTGAGCGTCAAGCAAGTCACGGAGTACATCTCTGATGAGCCGTGGGGTTGGTACCAATCCCCCTCCAAGCTGTAA
- the LOC8075374 gene encoding uncharacterized protein LOC8075374: MVVVQARVASPNRILSSSRPPASNREPSATSRRCPVPGASLSAPAPRDLLTSLPRRRAACAAVLLSYPTQHARRSLAAALKKTASRPFLFRLDAAARSLVRRHGPRAATHSASSQANKSSRGGARGRGTRTADGHLGLLPMMAALPPRWRPLLLLLVALLHVLLIGGAAAPFRARDVLPLLPRRLAWQLMGATAHSAVDLLPSFVAAVAPGGPAAAWRGACFEENQAVLSLTTPGSSGGRNGTAAGGLNSTTSGLGGAVIHLKTASPQSWTCMDLYVFATPYRIAWDYYMRSNENHTFEIKAWEEAAELEYVKQHGIAVFLMPSGMLGTLLSLVDVVPLFSNTGWGQDANLAFLQKHMGTSFQKRSAPWSANIRREDVHSGDFLALSKIRGRWGGFQTLEKWVTGAFAGHTAVFLKDENGTLWVAESGYENKKGDEIISMTPWDEWWGMALKDDSNPQIALLPLHPDVRARFNESAAWEFARSMYGKPYGYHNMIFSWIDTMSDNYPPPLDANLVMAIMSMWTRLQPHYASNMWNEALNKRLGTEKLDLHGVISETEKRGLSFNQLLTIPERDDWEYSDGKSTTCVAFILSMYKAAGVFAPFTESIQVTEFTIRDAYMLKIFEDNQTRLPSWCNAAADRLPFCQILGEYKMDLPEYNTIEPYANMNENCPSAPPTYNRPSRC; encoded by the exons ATGGTGGTGGTGCAAGCACGGGTCGCCTCGCCGAATCGAATCCTTTCCAGCTCTCGCCCGCCCGCTTCAAATAGAGAGCCCTCTGCCACTTCCCGCCGGTGTCCCGTGCCCGGCGCCAGTTTGTCCGCACCTGCACCCCGAGACCTGCTCACCTCTCTGCCGCGCCGGCGCGCCGCCTGCGCCGCCGTCCTCCTATCCTATCCTACGCAACACGCACGCCGGTCGCTGGCGGCGGCTCTTAAAAAAACAGCGAGCCGACCATTCCTATTTCGTCTCGACGCGGCCGCTCGATCTCTGGTGCGGCGTCACGGGCCGCGGGCCGCGACCCACAGCGCAAGCAGCCAAGCGAACAAAAGCTCACGGGGGGGCGCTCGCGGGCGCGGCACACGGACGGCGGACGGCCACCTCGGCCTGCtgccgatgatggccgctctgcCGCCGCGGTGGaggccgctcctcctcctcctcgtcgcgcTGCTCCATGTCCTCCTAATCGGCGGGGCGGCGGCGCCGTTCCGGGCGAGGGACgtgctgccgctgctgccgcgGCGGCTGGCGTGGCAGCTGATGGGCGCCACGGCCCACAGCGCCGTGGACCTGCTCCCGTCGTTCGTCGCCGCCGTGGCGCCGGGCGGGCCCGCCGCCGCCTGGCGCGGCGCGTGCTTCGAGGAGAACCAGGCCGTGCTCAGCCTCACCACCCCCGGCTCCTCCGGCGGCCGCAATGGGACCGCCGCCGGGGGACTCAACAGCACCACCTCTGGCCTTGGTGGCGCCGTCATCCACCTCAAG ACTGCATCGCCTCAGAGCTGGACATGCATGGATCTGTACGTGTTTGCAACGCCATACAGGATAGCCTGGGATTACTACATGAGGTCAAATGAAAACCACACCTTTGAGATCAAAGCCTGGGAGGAAGCAGCAGAACTGGAATAT GTAAAGCAGCATGGAATTGCCGTTTTTCTCATGCCATCTGGAATGCTTGGGACGTTGTTATCCTTGGTTGATGTCGTACCTTTGTTTTCAAACACCGGTTGGGGTCAGGATGCCAACTTGGCATTTCTTCAGAAGCATATGGGAACTTCATTTCAGAAACGTTCTGCACCCTGGTCTGCGAATATAAGGAGAGAGGATGTACATTCCGGTGATTTTTTGGCCCTTTCAAAAATCCGAGGGCGATGGGGTGGATTTCAGACATTGGAGAAATGGGTGACCGGCGCATTCGCTGGGCACACTGCAGTTTTCTTGAAAGATGAGAATGGCACCCTCTGGGTTGCAGAATCAGGCTATGAAAATAAAAAG GGTGATGAAATCATTAGTATGACTCCATGGGATGAATGGTGGGGAATGGCACTTAAAGATGACTCAAATCCTCAGATAGCACTTCTGCCATTGCATCCTGATGTACGGGCCAGATTCAATGAAAGTGCTGCATGGGAATTTGCCCGAAGCATGTATGGAAAACCCTACGGTTATCATAACATGATATTTAGTTGGATTGATACAATGTCAGACAATTATCCTCCTCCTCTTGACGCTAACCTG GTAATGGCTATTATGTCCATGTGGACCAGATTGCAGCCACACTATGCTTCTAACATGTGGAATGAAGCCCTTAATAAACGACTTGGGACTGAG AAACTGGACCTTCATGGGGTCATTTCAGAGACCGAGAAACGCGGCTTGTCTTTCAACCAGCTGCTCACCATACCTGAACGAGATGATTGGGAATACAGCGATGGCAAATCAACGACGTGTGTCGCCTTCATCCTGTCAATGTACAAGGCGGCCGGAGTTTTCGCGCCCTTCACGGAGTCAATCCAGGTCACTGAATTCACC ATCCGGGACGCGTACATGCTCAAGATCTTCGAGGACAACCAGACGAGGCTGCCCAGCTGGTGCAACGCGGCGGCAGACAGGCTCCCCTTCTGCCAGATCCTCGGGGAGTATAAGATGGACCTGCCGGAGTACAACACGATTGAGCCCTACGCCAACATGAACGAGAACTGCCCCTCGGCGCCGCCCACCTACAATCGGCCGTCGCGCTGCTAG